The Glycine soja cultivar W05 chromosome 8, ASM419377v2, whole genome shotgun sequence genome has a window encoding:
- the LOC114422964 gene encoding uncharacterized protein LOC114422964, which yields MKKLSRKLRNEEDKNLSLPVHDGDSRPLDPQEQEELVRSLERSQAQQSRLWRRVFAALFFCYIVFLMYSIVNQASSPWELRYHAYFMEEIYSWMIISADWVAVLACSFAIIGLLHESMHRRRWIHYSWYTGVILAIFWLYYMLRLPKFRWDVIWLPFGPLGASAICLYVDHLLTESSEEVRKLRGYMYTSKAS from the exons ATGAAGAAGCTGTCAAGGAAGTTGCGCAATGAAGAAGACAAAAACTTGTCTCTTCCGGTTCACGATGGAGACTCTCGTCCCTTGGACCCTCAAG AGCAAGAAGAGCTGGTTCGTTCTCTAGAAAGGAGTCAAGCTCAGCAGAGTCGCTTATGGAGG AGGGTATTTGCTGCTCTATTCTTCTGTTACATCGTGTTCCTTATGTACTCCATCGTCAATCAGGCTTCCTCTCCGTGGGAACTG CGGTATCACGCTTACTTCATGGAGGAGATCTACTCATGGATGATTATATCTGCAG ACTGGGTGGCTGTTTTAGCATGCTCATTTGCCATCATAGGATTGCTTCATGAGTCGATGCATCGCAGGAGATGGATCCATTACTCCTGGTACACTGGCGTTATTCTGGCAATCTTCTGGCTATATTACATGTTGAG gTTGCCGAAGTTCCGTTGGGATGTTATATGGCTACCATTTGGTCCTCTTGG TGCATCTGCAATCTGCCTCTATGTGGATCATTTACTAACTGAGTCATCAGAAGAGGTAAGAAAGCTTCGTGGATACATGTATACCTCCAAAGCAAGCTAG
- the LOC114421130 gene encoding asparagine--tRNA ligase, cytoplasmic 1-like has translation MADSSSPPTNQLAATTLDEVPKANFSDRVPIRSIISRPDGGSGLAGSKARVGGWVKTGRKADKDAFAFLEINDGSCAGNLQVIVEAALGELGQLVPTGTCVVFDGHLKLPPSGTKQKIELRADKVLHVGPVDPAKYPLPKMRLTLEFLRDFVHLRSRTNTISAVARIRNALAYATHTFFNKEGFLYVHTPIVTTSDCEGAGEMFQVTTLLSEAERLEKEFLQNPPPSEADVEVARFVVQEKGEVVSQLKAAKASKQEIGAAVDQLKKAKESFAKVEERSKLKPGIPRKDDGKVDYGKDFFARQAFLTVSGQLQVESYVCALSSVYTFGPTFRAENSHTSRHLAEFWMVEPEIAFAELKDDMNCAEAYVKFMCQWLLDNCLEDMEFMADKFDKGCIDRLKLVASTPFIRVTYTEAVELLEDAVKNGKKFENEVKWGIDLASEHERYLTEVKFQKPVIVYNYPKDIKAFYMRLNDDLKTVAAMDVLVPKVGELIGGSQREERCDVIQTRIKEMGLPIEPYEWYLDLRRYGTVKHAGFGLGFERMILFATGLENIRDVIPFPRYPGRADL, from the exons ATGGCAGACTCATCTTCTCCGCCGACGAACCAACTCGCTGCCACCACCCTCGACGAGGTTCCCAAAGCCAATTTCTCCGACCGCGTCCCCATTCGATCCATCATCTCCCGCCCCGACGGCGGCTCGGGCCTCGCCGGCAGCAAGGCGCGCGTCGGCGGCTGGGTGAAGACGGGACGCAAAGCCGACAAGGACGCTTTCGCCTTCCTAGAAATCAACGACGGAAGCTGCGCCGGCAACCTCCAGGTCATCGTCGAAGCCGCGCTCGGCGAACTCGGCCAACTCGTTCCCACCGGAACATGTGTCGTCTTCGACGGCCACCTGAAGCTCCCTCCTTCCGGCACCAAACAGAAGATCGAACTCCGCGCCGATAAGGTCCTCCACGTCGGCCCGGTCGATCCCGCCAAGTATCCTCTGCCCAAAATGAGACTCACTCTCGAGTTCCTCAGAGATTTCGTTCACCTTCGTTCCAGAACCAACACG ATATCTGCTGTGGCTAGAATTAGAAATGCTCTTGCGTATGCTACACACACATTTTTCAACAAGGAAGGGTTTCTTTACGTGCACACGCCCATTGTTACCACGAGTGATTGTGAGGGTGCTGGTGAGATGTTTCAGGTGACAACTTTGCTGAGTGAGGCTGAGAGATTGGAGAAGGAGTTCTTGCAGAATCCGCCTCCGTCGGAGGCAGATGTGGAGGTGGCTAGGTTTGTTGTTCAGGAGAAAGGGGAGGTTGTGTCTCAGTTGAAAGCTGCCAAGGCGAGTAAGCAGGAGATCGGTGCTGCTGTGGATCAGCTTAAGAAGGCAAAGGAGAGTTTTGCTAAGGTGGAGGAGAGGTCTAAGCTTAAGCCTGGGATTCCCAGGAAGGATGATGGAAAGGTGGATTATGGGAAAGATTTCTTTGCACGTCAAGCATTTTTGACGGTTTCGGGTCAGCTTCAAGTTGAGTCTTATGTATGTGCTCTCAGTAGTGTGTATACCTTTGGACCAACATTTCGGGCGGAGAATTCTCACACTTCCAGGCATTTGGCTGAGTTTTGGATGGTAGAACCCGAGATTGCATTTGCAGAGTTGAAG GATGATATGAACTGTGCCGAGGCATATGTGAAATTCATGTGTCAGTGGTTACTTGACAACTGTCTCGAGGATATGGAGTTTATGGCTGATAAGTTTGATAAAGGTTGCATTGACCGTTTGAAATTGGTTGCTTCCACACCCTTCATTCGAGTTACATATACAGAAGCAGTGGAATTACTAGAAGATGCTGTGAAGAATGGtaagaaatttgaaaatgaagtgAAATGGGGAATTGATTTAGCATCTGAGCATGAAAG ATACCTAACAGAGGTGAAGTTTCAGAAGCCCGTCATTGTATACAACTATCCAAAAGATATCAAAGCATTCTACATGCGGCTCAATGATGACTTAAAGACAGTGGCGGCAATGGATGTGCTTGTACCCAAG GTTGGAGAGCTAATTGGTGGAAGCCAAAGGGAAGAGCGTTGTGATGTCATTCAGACAAG AATAAAGGAGATGGGTTTGCCTATTGAGCCATATGAGTGGTACCTTGATCTGAGGCGGTATGGAACAGTAAAACATGCCGGATTTGGGCTTGGCTTTGAAAGGATGATTCTCTTTGCCACCGGCCTGGAGAATATTAGAGATGTGATTCCCTTCCCACGATATCCTGGCAGAGCAGATCTATGA
- the LOC114421132 gene encoding vacuolar protein sorting-associated protein 32 homolog 2-like: MFTRIFGKPKQEANTLTTLDKLNETLEMLEKKEKVLLKKAAAEVEKAKEFTRAKNKRAAIQCLKRKRLYEQHVEQLGNFQLRIHDQMIMLEGAKATTETVDALRTGAAAMRAMQKATNIDDVDKTMDEINEQTENMRQIQEALSTPIGAAADFDEDELEAELEELEGAELEEQLLQPATTAPAAPVHVPAGRQPTHPVSSKLTAEEDELAALQAEMAL; encoded by the exons atgtttacccgAATTTTTGGTAAACCTAAACAGGAAGCCAATACTCTAACCACTTTGGATAAGTTAAATGAG ACACTTGAAATGTTGGAGAAAAAGGAGAAAGTACTCCTAAAAAAGGCTGCTGCAGAAGTTGAAAAAGCCAAAGAATTCACTAGGGCAAAGAATAAAAGGG CGGCAATACAATGTTTGAAGAGGAAGAGGCTATATGAACAGCATGTAGAGCAGCTTGGAAATTTCCAGCTGCGTATTCATGACCAG ATGATAATGTTGGAAGGTGCCAAGGCAACCACAGAAACTGTTGATGCATTGAGAACTGGAGCAGCTGCTATGAGGGCTATGCAAAAAGCAAC GAATATTGATGATGTTGACAAGACTATGGATGAGATCAACGAACAGACAGAGAACATGAGACAAATCCAGGAAGCATTGTCTACTCCAATTGGTGCAGCCGCCGACTTTGATGAG GATGAATTGGAAGCAGAACTTGAAGAGTTGGAGGGTGCTGAATTGGAAGAACAGCTTCTTCAGCCTGCAACTACAGCTCCAGCTGCTCCAGTGCATGTTCCCGCTGGGCGGCAACCCACTCACCCTGTGTCTTCGAAGCTCACTGCTGAGGAAGATGAATTGGCGGCTTTGCAGGCTGAGATGGCACTTTGA
- the LOC114421133 gene encoding zinc finger CCCH domain-containing protein 20-like yields MMLGETHRANPTVHVPPWTPEIFSPYTGNADYSPYSLQEALSALQHYESTDAESDSEFPSREPEVPVDAYSCDHFRMFEFKVRRCARGRSHDWTECPYAHPGEKARRRDPRKYHYSGTACPDFRKGSCKKGDACEYAHGVFECWLHPARYRTQPCKDGTSCRRRVCFFAHTPEQLRVLPQQSPRSADSYDGSPLRHAIESSCAKTLAPAPFVSSPGSVSPPLESPPMSPMTVSVNEMVASLRNLQLGKVKSLPSSWNVMGPSGFGSPRGPMIRPGFFSLPTTPTQAPTRGGVNYFDKWDQSCEEEPVMERVESGRNIRARMFAKLSKENHLDGSDSGSGQIGDPDVGWVSELVSR; encoded by the coding sequence ATGATGTTGGGGGAGACCCACCGCGCAAATCCAACCGTACACGTGCCACCGTGGACGCCGGAGATCTTCTCACCGTACACCGGCAATGCCGATTACTCTCCGTACTCATTGCAAGAAGCACTGAGTGCGCTTCAGCACTACGAATCCACCGATGCTGAGTCAGACTCGGAGTTTCCGTCTCGGGAACCGGAAGTCCCGGTGGACGCTTACTCCTGCGACCATTTCCGCATGTTCGAGTTCAAGGTTCGGAGATGCGCACGTGGCAGGTCACATGACTGGACCGAGTGTCCGTACGCCCACCCCGGGGAGAAGGCTCGCCGCCGTGATCCCCGGAAGTACCATTACTCCGGCACGGCGTGCCCCGATTTCCGCAAGGGGAGTTGCAAGAAGGGTGACGCGTGCGAGTACGCGCATGGGGTTTTCGAGTGCTGGCTCCACCCCGCGCGTTACCGTACTCAGCCCTGCAAGGACGGCACCAGTTGTCGCCGGCGCGTGTGTTTCTTCGCGCACACGCCGGAGCAACTCAGGGTGTTGCCACAGCAGAGTCCGCGGAGTGCTGATTCATACGACGGGTCTCCTTTGAGGCATGCAATTGAGTCTTCGTGCGCCAAGACTCTGGCACCGGCACCGTTTGTGTCTTCTCCTGGGTCGGTGTCGCCGCCTCTGGAGTCTCCGCCGATGTCGCCGATGACTGTGAGTGTTAATGAGATGGTGGCGTCTTTAAGGAACTTGCAACTGGGGAAGGTGAAGTCTTTGCCTTCTTCTTGGAATGTCATGGGGCCTTCCGGGTTCGGATCTCCGAGAGGACCCATGATCCGACCCGGATTCTTCAGCCTTCCGACAACCCCGACCCAGGCTCCGACTCGCGGTGGGGTCAACTACTTTGACAAGTGGGATCAGAGTTGCGAGGAGGAGCCTGTTATGGAGAGGGTGGAGTCTGGACGAAACATAAGGGCGAGGATGTTTGCAAAATTGAGCAAAGAGAATCATCTGGACGGGTCGGATTCTGGATCGGGTCAAATTGGGGATCCGGATGTTGGATGGGTTTCGGAGCTTGTCAGTCGCTGA